In Desulfovibrio sp. 86, the following proteins share a genomic window:
- a CDS encoding M23 family metallopeptidase codes for FYSYQGKPVGESYHLGFDLASIRNAEVPAANSGRVIFSGELGIYGNIVVVDHGLGLMSLYSHLNDSAVRAGDVVQKGQLLGHTGTTGLAFGDHLHFGMMVGGVEVTPLEWLDAKWIRDNITDRLDASMAQQ; via the coding sequence GTTTTACAGTTATCAGGGCAAGCCGGTTGGCGAATCCTACCATCTTGGCTTTGACCTTGCGTCCATACGCAACGCCGAAGTGCCCGCCGCCAACAGCGGACGGGTCATTTTCAGCGGCGAGCTTGGCATCTATGGCAATATTGTAGTGGTTGATCATGGTCTGGGGCTTATGTCCCTCTACTCCCACCTCAATGATTCTGCGGTCAGGGCTGGCGACGTGGTGCAGAAGGGGCAGCTCCTCGGCCATACTGGCACCACTGGCCTAGCGTTTGGCGACCACCTGCACTTTGGAATGATGGTGGGTGGTGTTGAAGTCACGCCTCTGGAATGGCTCGACGCCAAGTGGATACGCGACAATATCACCGACAGACTTGATGCCTCAATGGCTCAGCAATAA